A window of the Herpetosiphonaceae bacterium genome harbors these coding sequences:
- the map gene encoding type I methionyl aminopeptidase codes for MPIVLKSRKELEKMRRAGRLVAECHALVREAIKPGVTTKELDTLVYNHLERNGGRSPFLGYRMAGAPPFPGSICASVNEVVVHGIPGPRALDEGDIISVDIGAVLDGYVGDSAWSYAVGTVAPNAQALLDVTEQCLWAALGQARAGQRLGDLGWAIQQHAESYGYGVIRALCSHGVGRRLHEDPNIPNFGKPGTGLILRPGMTMAIEPMIAEGSYEIVELDDGWTVVTKDGTLSAHFEHTIAITPDGEPDILTQRVD; via the coding sequence ATGCCGATCGTGCTGAAGTCGCGCAAAGAGCTGGAAAAGATGCGGCGAGCCGGGCGGCTCGTCGCCGAGTGTCATGCGCTGGTTCGCGAAGCGATCAAGCCCGGCGTGACGACGAAAGAGCTTGATACGCTGGTCTATAACCACCTGGAGCGAAACGGAGGCCGCTCGCCGTTCCTGGGCTACCGGATGGCGGGCGCGCCGCCCTTCCCCGGCTCGATCTGCGCCTCAGTCAATGAGGTCGTCGTGCATGGGATTCCAGGGCCGCGCGCGCTTGACGAAGGCGACATCATCAGCGTGGACATCGGCGCGGTGCTGGACGGCTACGTCGGCGACTCGGCGTGGAGCTATGCGGTAGGGACGGTCGCACCAAACGCGCAGGCGCTACTGGATGTTACGGAGCAATGTTTGTGGGCGGCGCTAGGGCAAGCGCGGGCCGGTCAGCGGCTCGGCGATCTGGGCTGGGCGATTCAGCAGCATGCGGAGAGCTACGGCTACGGCGTGATTCGGGCGCTGTGTAGCCACGGCGTCGGGCGGCGCTTACACGAAGATCCGAACATTCCCAACTTTGGCAAGCCGGGAACCGGGCTGATCCTGCGGCCCGGCATGACGATGGCGATCGAGCCGATGATTGCCGAAGGCTCGTACGAGATCGTCGAGCTGGATGATGGTTGGACAGTTGTGACAAAAGATGGTACACTATCTGCGCATTTTGAGCATACCATAGCGATAACGCCGGATGGTGAGCCAGACATTTTGACACAGCGGGTCGATTAA
- the infA gene encoding translation initiation factor IF-1, translated as MPQSNKAKKDVLEVEGTVIEPLPNAMFRVQLDNIEQPILASISGRMRMNYIRISKGDRVVVELSLYDPTRGRITYRYR; from the coding sequence ATGCCACAGTCGAACAAAGCAAAAAAGGATGTGCTTGAAGTCGAAGGTACGGTGATCGAGCCGCTGCCCAATGCCATGTTTCGGGTTCAGCTCGATAACATTGAGCAGCCGATTCTGGCAAGTATCTCCGGGCGGATGCGGATGAACTATATTCGTATCTCGAAAGGCGATCGGGTGGTGGTCGAGCTTTCGCTGTATGACCCAACTCGTGGACGCATAACGTATCGCTACAGGTAG
- the rpmJ gene encoding 50S ribosomal protein L36, with translation MQVRASVKRRCEYCKVIKRRGIVRIICAKNPKHKQRQG, from the coding sequence ATGCAAGTTCGTGCATCCGTGAAGCGGCGCTGCGAGTACTGCAAAGTCATCAAGCGGCGCGGGATTGTGCGCATCATCTGTGCAAAAAATCCCAAGCACAAGCAGCGGCAGGGTTAG
- the rpsM gene encoding 30S ribosomal protein S13, which produces MARISGVDIPRNKTIEIALTYIYGIGLTTSQKILGRLNIAGGTRVRDLTEEQVNRIREVIDREHKTEGDLRREVQLNIKRLMDIGCYRGLRHRRGLPTRGQRTKTNARTRRGKKGSPIGIKKKATKK; this is translated from the coding sequence ATGGCTCGTATCAGTGGGGTTGATATTCCCCGCAACAAAACGATTGAGATCGCGCTGACGTATATTTATGGCATTGGTCTGACGACCAGCCAGAAAATTCTCGGGCGACTCAACATTGCAGGCGGGACGCGCGTGCGCGATCTGACGGAAGAGCAGGTTAACCGCATTCGTGAGGTGATCGATCGGGAGCACAAGACCGAAGGCGACTTGCGCCGTGAGGTGCAGCTCAACATCAAGCGGCTGATGGACATCGGCTGCTACCGTGGCCTGCGCCACCGCCGTGGCCTGCCGACGCGCGGCCAGCGCACCAAGACGAACGCTCGCACGCGGCGCGGTAAGAAGGGCTCGCCGATCGGGATCAAGAAGAAAGCAACCAAGAAGTAG
- the rpsK gene encoding 30S ribosomal protein S11 — protein sequence MARRPQRGRRRERKNVPRGNAYIQATFNNIIVTITDPQGNVVSWSSAGMHGFRGSRKSTPYAAQVTAENAARKAMDNGMRQVEVFVKGPGSGRESAIRSLQSAGLTVLAITDVTPIPHNGCRPPKRRRV from the coding sequence GTGGCTCGCCGCCCGCAGCGTGGACGCCGCCGTGAACGCAAGAATGTTCCGAGGGGCAACGCCTATATTCAGGCGACGTTTAACAATATTATTGTGACGATCACCGATCCGCAGGGCAACGTGGTTTCGTGGTCCAGCGCGGGCATGCATGGCTTCCGTGGCTCGCGCAAGAGCACGCCCTACGCCGCGCAGGTGACGGCTGAGAATGCCGCGCGCAAGGCGATGGACAACGGCATGCGCCAGGTTGAGGTGTTCGTCAAAGGTCCGGGATCGGGCCGCGAGTCGGCGATTCGCTCGCTCCAGTCGGCAGGGCTGACGGTGCTGGCGATCACCGATGTCACGCCGATCCCGCACAATGGTTGTCGTCCACCAAAGCGACGCCGCGTTTAA
- the rpsD gene encoding 30S ribosomal protein S4 translates to MARYRGPVCKLCRREGVKLMLKGERCLSPKCAIERRNTPPGQHGSSFRRRQVSDYGVRQREKQKVRRIYGVLEKQFRRYYGIAARTRGQTGATLLQLMERRLDNVVYRLGFADSRKQARQLVRHGHFQVNGRKTNIPSFVVGAGDEVAVRENRRGRTYFKDLDASGILRKKAVPEWLSLDPASLGGRVLRLPERAELDLSINEQLIVEFYSR, encoded by the coding sequence ATGGCACGATACAGAGGTCCTGTCTGCAAGCTGTGCCGACGGGAAGGCGTTAAGTTGATGTTGAAGGGCGAGCGCTGCCTGTCGCCCAAGTGCGCTATCGAGCGACGTAATACTCCTCCAGGCCAGCACGGCTCTTCCTTCCGCCGCCGCCAGGTTTCCGACTACGGCGTGCGTCAGCGCGAGAAGCAGAAAGTGCGCCGCATCTACGGCGTGCTGGAAAAGCAGTTCCGCCGCTACTACGGCATTGCCGCTCGCACGCGCGGCCAGACGGGCGCGACGCTGCTCCAGTTGATGGAGCGCCGCCTCGACAACGTGGTCTATCGCCTGGGCTTCGCCGACTCGCGCAAGCAGGCGCGTCAGCTGGTGCGGCACGGTCACTTCCAGGTCAATGGCCGCAAGACAAACATTCCGTCGTTTGTGGTCGGCGCGGGCGACGAGGTTGCCGTGCGCGAAAATCGCCGTGGGCGAACCTATTTCAAAGATCTCGATGCCAGCGGTATTCTGCGCAAGAAAGCGGTGCCGGAATGGCTCTCGCTCGATCCGGCAAGCCTGGGCGGTCGCGTGCTGCGTCTGCCTGAGCGCGCTGAGCTGGATCTGTCGATCAACGAGCAGTTGATCGTCGAGTTCTACAGCCGCTAA
- a CDS encoding DNA-directed RNA polymerase subunit alpha has protein sequence MLDLALPKIEAERAAENYARFRIEPLEPGYGHTVGNALRRVLLSSIPGSAITKIKIDGVYHEFSTIPGVREDVTELVLNIKGIRLRSYAERPVKIHLSKYGRGEVRARDIDAPSNVEVVNPDHYIATLDDDDARLDMEMTVERHRGYLPVENRDPVPIGEIPVDAIFTPIPRVNYVVENTRIGGVTDYDRLILEIWTDGTIKPGDALSHAAQVLSEYSQKIASFSRPEQSTEVAAAGNGIEGITPEVYDTPIEELELTTRTYNCLKRADITKIGQLLQMDEKDLLSVRNLGSKSIDEIKEKLVEHGYLPSSNGDASQAAG, from the coding sequence ATGCTAGATCTGGCGTTGCCAAAAATTGAAGCAGAGCGCGCGGCTGAAAATTATGCACGGTTTCGCATCGAGCCGCTCGAACCGGGGTACGGCCATACGGTAGGCAACGCGCTGCGTCGCGTCCTACTGTCGTCGATCCCAGGCTCGGCGATTACCAAAATCAAGATCGATGGCGTGTACCACGAGTTTAGTACTATTCCGGGCGTTCGAGAGGACGTGACCGAGCTGGTGCTGAATATCAAGGGCATTCGTCTGCGCTCGTATGCGGAGCGTCCCGTCAAGATCCATCTGTCGAAGTATGGACGCGGCGAGGTCCGTGCCCGCGACATTGACGCGCCGAGCAACGTCGAAGTCGTCAATCCCGATCACTACATCGCCACCCTGGACGACGACGACGCACGCCTGGACATGGAGATGACAGTCGAGCGCCATCGCGGCTATCTGCCGGTCGAAAACCGTGATCCGGTGCCGATTGGCGAGATTCCGGTCGACGCGATCTTCACGCCGATTCCGCGGGTCAACTATGTGGTTGAGAATACCCGTATCGGCGGCGTGACGGACTACGATCGCCTGATCCTTGAGATCTGGACCGACGGCACGATCAAGCCGGGCGATGCGCTAAGCCATGCCGCGCAGGTGTTGAGCGAGTACAGCCAGAAGATCGCCAGCTTCAGCCGACCCGAACAGTCGACTGAGGTGGCAGCGGCGGGCAACGGCATAGAAGGCATCACGCCTGAGGTGTACGACACGCCGATCGAAGAGCTTGAACTGACGACACGTACCTATAACTGTCTGAAGCGCGCCGATATTACGAAGATCGGGCAGCTTTTGCAGATGGACGAGAAAGATCTGTTATCTGTGCGTAACCTTGGCTCGAAGTCGATCGACGAGATCAAGGAAAAGCTGGTTGAGCATGGCTATCTGCCGAGCAGCAACGGCGATGCGTCGCAGGCAGCAGGCTAG
- the rplQ gene encoding 50S ribosomal protein L17 gives MRHRVAGKKLNRTSKERKHLYRALMSAILEHRKITTTHAKAQAIRPEIEKLITMARHVPTTQQIEAAPEAERDMLRHRRSEVFRRGLMELGNNKQAVQRLLEVAPDYADRPGGYTRIIKIGQRKGDAAEMSVIELV, from the coding sequence ATGCGGCATCGCGTCGCTGGTAAAAAGCTAAATCGCACCTCGAAAGAGCGCAAGCATCTGTACCGCGCTCTGATGTCGGCGATTCTTGAGCACCGGAAGATTACAACGACCCACGCGAAAGCTCAGGCGATTCGGCCCGAAATCGAGAAGCTGATCACGATGGCGCGCCACGTGCCGACGACGCAGCAGATCGAGGCGGCTCCTGAGGCGGAGCGCGATATGCTGCGCCATCGTCGCTCCGAGGTCTTTCGACGTGGCCTGATGGAGCTGGGCAACAACAAGCAGGCCGTGCAGCGGCTGCTGGAAGTTGCGCCCGACTACGCCGATCGGCCCGGCGGCTACACGCGCATTATCAAGATTGGTCAGCGCAAAGGTGACGCCGCTGAGATGTCGGTGATCGAGCTGGTGTAA
- the truA gene encoding tRNA pseudouridine(38-40) synthase TruA has translation MRNIALQLEYDGTRLVGSQFQANGRTVQGELEAAWHRLTGETIRWHFAGRTDAGVHALGQVANARTPTRHDVPTVQRALNALLPDDISVRQAWDVPHDFHARYSAVRRDYRYLLLLERWRSPLLRHQAVHIDDALDVEAMGQAVKVLEGVHDFAAFGSTPEGPTVRECFVARCGEQRHNGMRMIAIDLAASGFLRHMVRTIVGTLLLVGRGKLAAEEVARILESRDRAQAGPTAPPHGLYLMSVTYPEHMGKRPAGTTDVGLFGE, from the coding sequence ATGCGAAACATTGCTCTGCAACTGGAATACGATGGCACGCGGCTGGTCGGTTCCCAGTTTCAGGCCAATGGACGGACCGTGCAGGGCGAGCTCGAAGCGGCCTGGCACAGGCTGACGGGCGAGACGATCCGGTGGCATTTCGCGGGCCGAACCGATGCCGGTGTTCATGCGCTGGGACAGGTTGCCAACGCGCGAACGCCGACACGGCATGATGTGCCAACCGTGCAGCGGGCGCTGAACGCGCTGCTGCCGGACGACATCAGCGTACGGCAGGCGTGGGACGTACCCCACGATTTCCACGCGCGCTACAGCGCGGTACGGCGCGATTATCGCTATCTGCTGCTGCTGGAGCGCTGGCGATCACCGCTGCTGCGGCACCAGGCAGTGCATATCGACGATGCGCTCGATGTCGAAGCCATGGGACAGGCGGTGAAGGTGCTGGAAGGCGTGCATGATTTCGCCGCGTTCGGCAGCACGCCCGAAGGACCGACGGTACGCGAGTGTTTTGTCGCTCGATGCGGTGAGCAACGCCACAACGGCATGCGGATGATCGCGATCGATCTGGCAGCCAGTGGTTTTTTGCGGCATATGGTGCGGACGATCGTTGGAACACTGCTCCTGGTTGGACGAGGTAAGCTCGCCGCCGAGGAGGTGGCGCGGATTCTTGAAAGCCGCGATCGGGCACAGGCAGGACCAACTGCGCCACCACATGGATTATATCTGATGTCGGTAACGTACCCGGAACACATGGGTAAACGACCGGCAGGCACGACCGATGTCGGGCTATTTGGAGAGTAA
- the rplM gene encoding 50S ribosomal protein L13, translating into MATKAQTYRTWSPKASEIQREWYLIDAEGLILGRLATQIATLLRGKHKPTFTPHMDNGDFVVVVNAEKIEVTGKKPEQKMYYSYSGYPGGLKETTYRVMSQRHPDRIIRFAVKGMLPKNRLGRKLLKKLHVYAGPRHPHTAQQPKLYVIPNPKNAK; encoded by the coding sequence ATGGCAACGAAAGCGCAAACCTATCGCACTTGGAGCCCTAAAGCTTCCGAGATCCAGCGTGAGTGGTACCTCATCGACGCAGAGGGTCTGATCCTGGGCCGTCTCGCGACGCAGATCGCCACGCTCCTGCGCGGTAAACATAAGCCAACATTCACGCCACACATGGATAACGGCGATTTTGTGGTGGTGGTGAATGCTGAGAAGATTGAAGTGACGGGCAAGAAGCCGGAACAAAAGATGTACTATAGCTACTCAGGCTATCCCGGCGGCTTGAAAGAGACGACCTATCGTGTTATGAGCCAGCGGCACCCAGACCGGATTATTCGGTTTGCGGTCAAGGGCATGCTGCCGAAAAATCGCCTGGGCCGCAAGCTGCTGAAGAAGCTGCATGTGTACGCAGGGCCGCGCCATCCGCATACAGCGCAGCAGCCCAAGCTCTACGTTATTCCGAACCCCAAGAATGCTAAGTAA
- the rpsI gene encoding 30S ribosomal protein S9, whose amino-acid sequence MAEQKRYYQGTGRRKTAVARVRLFPGTGEFVVNGRSAQEFFGAREFLHHTIQSPLVLTNNQGSFNVLVKVRGGGDSGQAQAVRHGIARALLDADETLRPVLKKAGFLTRDPRMKERKKPGLRRARKAPTYTKR is encoded by the coding sequence ATGGCTGAACAGAAACGCTATTATCAGGGGACTGGCCGCCGCAAAACTGCGGTTGCTCGCGTGCGACTCTTCCCAGGGACGGGCGAGTTTGTGGTCAATGGCCGCTCTGCCCAGGAGTTCTTCGGCGCGCGCGAGTTTTTGCATCACACGATCCAGAGCCCGCTGGTGCTGACCAACAACCAGGGCTCCTTCAATGTGCTGGTGAAGGTGCGCGGCGGCGGCGATAGCGGCCAGGCCCAGGCGGTGCGTCACGGTATCGCGCGGGCGCTGCTGGATGCCGACGAGACGCTACGCCCGGTGCTGAAGAAGGCCGGATTCTTGACGCGCGATCCGCGCATGAAAGAGCGCAAGAAGCCGGGTCTGCGTCGCGCTCGTAAGGCTCCGACTTACACCAAGCGCTAA
- a CDS encoding DNA methyltransferase — protein sequence MQLDHIYHGDCRDVLATLPDKSVDLIFADPPYNLQLQQELWRPNQTKVDAVDDAWDQFSSFAAYDEFTREWLTACRRVLKDTGTIWVIGSYHNIYRVGSILQDLGFWFLNDVVWLKFNPMPNFRGVRFTNAHETLLWCKKSQDQKRYTFNYQAMKQFNDEKQMRSDWQIPICTGAERIKVDGVKAHTTQKPEALLYRVILASSNPGDVVLDPFFGTGTTGAVAKRLNRHFIGIEREARYIAVARERIAAVQPATSDAEVYGQYATSRSAPRLPFSALLACGLLQPGQMLYFDRRSDLMATILADGTLRAADGTRGSIHKLGAHLAQAIACNGWTHWYYQDQTGAYIAIDVLREQLRQRYQQPDPTDRA from the coding sequence ATGCAGCTAGACCACATCTACCACGGCGACTGTCGCGACGTACTGGCGACGCTTCCGGACAAGAGCGTCGATCTCATCTTTGCCGATCCGCCCTACAACCTGCAATTGCAGCAGGAGCTATGGCGGCCCAATCAGACCAAAGTCGACGCCGTCGATGATGCCTGGGACCAGTTTTCGAGCTTTGCCGCCTACGACGAGTTTACCCGCGAGTGGTTGACCGCATGCCGCCGCGTGCTCAAAGACACCGGCACGATCTGGGTGATCGGCAGCTATCACAACATCTACCGCGTGGGCAGCATTCTGCAAGACCTGGGGTTTTGGTTTCTGAACGATGTGGTTTGGTTAAAATTTAATCCTATGCCCAACTTCCGAGGCGTGCGCTTTACCAACGCTCATGAGACGCTGCTATGGTGCAAAAAATCGCAGGATCAGAAGCGCTACACCTTCAACTACCAGGCGATGAAGCAGTTCAACGACGAGAAGCAGATGCGCAGCGATTGGCAGATCCCGATCTGTACCGGCGCTGAGCGCATTAAAGTCGACGGCGTCAAAGCGCATACCACACAGAAGCCGGAGGCCCTGCTCTACCGTGTGATCCTTGCCAGCTCCAACCCAGGCGATGTCGTGCTCGATCCGTTTTTCGGCACCGGCACCACGGGAGCGGTCGCCAAAAGGCTCAACCGCCATTTCATCGGCATCGAGCGAGAGGCGCGCTATATCGCGGTAGCGCGCGAGCGGATTGCCGCCGTGCAGCCAGCGACCAGCGATGCCGAGGTCTATGGTCAGTATGCCACCAGCCGCAGCGCGCCGCGCCTGCCATTTTCAGCGCTGCTCGCGTGCGGCCTCTTGCAGCCTGGGCAGATGCTCTACTTCGATCGCAGGAGCGATCTCATGGCGACGATCCTCGCCGATGGCACGCTGCGAGCAGCCGACGGCACCAGAGGCTCGATCCATAAGCTCGGCGCGCACCTGGCTCAGGCTATAGCCTGCAACGGCTGGACCCACTGGTACTATCAGGACCAGACCGGCGCGTACATCGCGATCGACGTGCTGCGCGAGCAACTGCGACAGCGCTACCAGCAGCCGGACCCGACCGACAGGGCGTAG
- a CDS encoding YifB family Mg chelatase-like AAA ATPase: protein MLSKVFSCAVIGLEGALVEVEVDIARGLPALNLVGLPDTAVQESKERVRSAIRNSGATFPMERITVNLAPADLRKAGPAYDLPIGVGLLLASGQIAADVSRSIFIGELSLDGTIRHTEGILPMVSIAQREGLLTAYVPFEDAPEAALVDGMTIIPVRSLAQVAAHLNGDRYIPPFTMHASAHTEESSYPVDFREIRGQEHVRRALEVAASGGHNLLMNGSPGSGKTLMARALPSILPPMSADEALEVTKVYSVSGKLPPGTPLIRQRPFRAPHHTTSHAGLVGGGRMPRPGEISLAHRGVLFLDELPEFPTAVLEVLRQPLEDRVITISRASGTLTFPANFTLVAAQNPCPCGYYGDTERQCVCPPSAVTRYSKRISGPLLDRIDIHVDVPRVNYDKLTSDRLGEPSAPIRERVAAARERQSRRFAQGASGTKLLTNADMGAAEIRQWCGLDSAGQSLMRAAMRQLQLSARAYHRVLKLARTIADLADAEQISPAHLAEALQYRPRRAE, encoded by the coding sequence ATGCTATCCAAGGTCTTTAGCTGCGCCGTGATCGGCCTTGAAGGCGCGCTGGTTGAGGTGGAAGTTGATATTGCGCGTGGCCTACCGGCATTGAATCTCGTCGGGCTGCCCGACACCGCCGTGCAGGAGTCCAAGGAGCGGGTGCGATCGGCGATCCGCAATTCGGGGGCGACCTTTCCGATGGAGCGGATCACGGTGAATCTCGCGCCCGCCGATCTGCGTAAAGCGGGTCCGGCCTACGATCTGCCGATCGGCGTGGGCCTGCTGCTGGCGTCGGGGCAGATCGCGGCGGATGTGTCGCGCTCGATCTTTATCGGCGAGCTATCGCTTGACGGGACGATCCGGCACACCGAGGGCATCCTGCCGATGGTCAGCATCGCGCAGCGCGAGGGCCTGCTGACGGCGTATGTGCCGTTCGAGGACGCGCCTGAGGCGGCGCTGGTGGACGGCATGACGATCATTCCGGTTCGCTCGCTGGCGCAGGTGGCGGCGCATCTCAACGGTGATCGCTATATTCCGCCCTTTACGATGCATGCGTCGGCGCACACCGAGGAGTCGAGCTATCCGGTCGATTTTCGCGAGATTCGCGGGCAGGAGCATGTGCGGCGGGCGCTGGAGGTGGCGGCGAGCGGCGGCCACAATTTGCTGATGAACGGTAGTCCCGGCTCCGGCAAGACGCTGATGGCGCGGGCGCTGCCGTCGATTCTGCCGCCGATGAGCGCAGACGAGGCGCTGGAAGTGACCAAGGTCTACTCGGTCAGCGGGAAGCTGCCGCCGGGCACGCCCCTGATTCGCCAGCGGCCATTTCGCGCGCCGCATCACACCACATCGCACGCGGGTCTGGTCGGCGGTGGGCGGATGCCTCGTCCGGGCGAGATCTCGCTGGCGCATCGCGGCGTGCTCTTTCTGGACGAGCTACCGGAGTTTCCGACGGCGGTGCTTGAAGTCTTGCGCCAGCCGCTTGAGGATCGGGTGATCACGATCAGCCGCGCATCGGGCACGCTGACCTTCCCGGCGAATTTTACACTCGTCGCGGCTCAAAACCCCTGCCCCTGCGGCTACTACGGCGATACCGAGCGGCAGTGCGTCTGCCCGCCGTCGGCGGTGACGCGCTACAGCAAGCGCATCTCAGGGCCGCTGCTCGACCGCATCGACATACATGTCGACGTGCCACGGGTCAACTACGACAAGCTGACCTCGGATCGGCTGGGCGAGCCATCCGCGCCGATTCGGGAGCGGGTGGCGGCGGCGCGTGAGCGGCAGAGCCGCCGCTTCGCCCAAGGAGCATCCGGCACGAAGCTGCTAACGAACGCCGACATGGGCGCGGCGGAGATCCGGCAGTGGTGCGGGCTGGACAGCGCGGGGCAAAGCCTGATGCGTGCGGCGATGCGCCAGCTTCAGCTCTCGGCGCGGGCCTATCATCGCGTGCTGAAGCTGGCACGGACGATCGCGGATCTGGCGGATGCGGAGCAGATTAGCCCGGCGCATCTGGCCGAGGCGTTGCAGTATCGACCGAGAAGAGCGGAGTAA